Proteins from a genomic interval of Synechococcus sp. A15-28:
- the pheS gene encoding phenylalanine--tRNA ligase subunit alpha, with translation MSAPVTLQQLTDQLDALEQQATAEISEAADAAALEQLRVGLLGKKGRISGVLGAMGKLPGNERPLVGQRANVLKTQVQTLLAERLAAVKQAAMAERIARESIDVTAPASGTPMGHRHPLITTTEEIVDLFLGLGYSVAEGPEVEKDHYNFTALNIPEDHPARDMQDTFYLQGDLLLRTHTSPVQIRHLEQNPPPVRIVAPGRVYRRDAVDATHSPVFHQVEVLAIDEGLDFSHLRGTVMAFLKAFFGDLPVRFRASYFPFTEPSAEVDVQWRGRWLEVMGCGMVDPAVLEGLGLDPERYSGFAAGLGVERFCMVRHGIDDIRRLYTSDLRFLEQF, from the coding sequence GTGAGCGCCCCGGTCACCCTGCAGCAGCTCACCGATCAGCTGGATGCGCTCGAACAGCAGGCCACAGCCGAAATCTCCGAGGCCGCCGATGCCGCGGCCCTCGAGCAGCTGCGGGTGGGTCTGCTGGGCAAGAAGGGACGGATCTCGGGAGTGCTCGGGGCCATGGGCAAGCTGCCGGGCAATGAACGCCCGCTGGTGGGTCAGCGGGCCAACGTGCTCAAGACCCAGGTGCAGACCCTGCTGGCGGAACGCCTTGCCGCGGTGAAGCAGGCGGCGATGGCGGAGCGGATCGCCCGCGAGAGCATCGATGTGACGGCCCCTGCCTCTGGTACCCCCATGGGGCACCGGCACCCCTTGATCACCACCACCGAGGAGATCGTCGATCTGTTCCTCGGCCTCGGCTACAGCGTTGCCGAAGGGCCCGAGGTGGAGAAGGACCACTACAACTTCACGGCCCTGAACATTCCCGAGGACCATCCGGCCCGGGACATGCAGGACACCTTCTATCTGCAGGGTGATCTGCTGCTGCGCACCCACACCTCACCGGTGCAGATCCGCCATCTGGAACAGAACCCACCGCCGGTGCGCATCGTCGCCCCCGGACGGGTCTATCGCCGCGATGCCGTCGATGCCACCCATTCGCCGGTGTTCCATCAGGTGGAGGTGCTGGCCATTGATGAAGGGCTCGATTTCAGCCACCTGCGGGGCACGGTGATGGCCTTCCTCAAGGCGTTCTTCGGTGACCTGCCGGTTCGCTTCCGGGCCAGTTACTTCCCCTTTACCGAGCCCTCAGCCGAGGTGGATGTGCAGTGGCGGGGGCGTTGGCTGGAGGTGATGGGCTGCGGCATGGTTGATCCCGCCGTTCTGGAAGGGCTGGGCCTCGATCCCGAGCGCTACAGCGGTTTTGCCGCTGGCCTTGGAGTGGAGCGGTTCTGCATGGTGCGCCATGGCATCGACGACATCCGCCGTCTTTACACAAGCGATCTGCGCTTCCTCGAACAGTTCTGA
- the surE gene encoding 5'/3'-nucleotidase SurE — MRVLISNDDGVFAEGIRTLAAAAVARGHEVTVVCPDQERSATGHGLTLQTPIRAERADELFVPGVTAWACSGTPADCMKLALFELVKQKPDLVLSGINHGPNLGTDVFCSGTVAAAMEGTLEGIPSMAISSACFQWRQFQAGAELAVDVAEQALADQWPDNLLLNLNIPPCDRDAMGPLRWTRLSIRRYDEQFSSRVDPRGRAYYWLAGEVVNDLESAGEGPRDWPSDVAQIHNNCPSLTPIQPDLFWRGSLSGLPQLKLKDQLVR, encoded by the coding sequence ATGCGGGTCCTGATCAGCAATGACGACGGCGTCTTCGCCGAAGGCATCCGTACCCTGGCGGCGGCGGCCGTCGCCCGCGGCCATGAGGTCACCGTGGTCTGCCCGGACCAGGAGCGCTCCGCCACAGGCCATGGCCTCACCCTGCAGACTCCCATCCGCGCGGAACGGGCCGATGAGTTGTTTGTCCCCGGCGTGACCGCCTGGGCCTGTTCCGGTACGCCGGCGGACTGCATGAAGTTGGCCCTGTTCGAACTGGTGAAGCAAAAACCCGATCTGGTGCTGTCCGGCATCAACCACGGCCCGAACCTGGGCACAGATGTGTTCTGCTCCGGCACCGTCGCCGCAGCGATGGAGGGAACCCTCGAGGGAATTCCTTCCATGGCGATCAGCAGCGCCTGTTTCCAGTGGCGTCAGTTCCAGGCCGGCGCTGAACTGGCGGTCGACGTCGCCGAACAGGCCCTGGCTGATCAATGGCCGGACAATCTGCTGCTCAACCTCAACATTCCCCCCTGCGACCGGGACGCCATGGGGCCGCTGCGCTGGACCCGCCTCTCGATCCGCCGTTACGACGAGCAGTTCAGTTCCCGAGTGGACCCCCGGGGTCGGGCCTACTACTGGCTGGCCGGGGAGGTGGTGAACGACCTGGAGTCCGCCGGTGAAGGTCCGCGGGACTGGCCCAGCGACGTGGCGCAGATCCACAACAACTGCCCATCGCTGACCCCGATCCAACCCGATCTGTTCTGGCGCGGATCCCTGAGTGGACTGCCGCAGCTGAAGCTGAAGGATCAGCTGGTGCGATAG
- a CDS encoding DUF1651 domain-containing protein — protein sequence MGSEGFLQDPSSKETKRFHRDEKSWLRDPKVFVDTGIPIPGEPPLLKTSVHLRRDAAEQLWKELHRVGWQQVEPCWGASAEP from the coding sequence ATGGGTTCAGAGGGCTTCCTCCAAGATCCATCGTCCAAGGAAACCAAGCGTTTCCATCGGGACGAGAAGAGCTGGCTCAGAGACCCGAAGGTCTTTGTCGACACAGGGATACCGATACCGGGAGAACCACCACTCCTCAAGACAAGCGTGCACCTACGTAGGGACGCTGCAGAGCAGCTCTGGAAGGAGTTGCATCGCGTTGGCTGGCAGCAGGTGGAGCCTTGTTGGGGAGCTTCTGCTGAGCCGTAA
- a CDS encoding DUF3303 family protein: MARFLIHWCAPDPTNEKYTQAIVDYIKGGKPMDEYAGFKVLARQIHPHLGGGCLLVEADNLVTVQKHTYPWTKGLGVTATITPGLSDEEYVELEESMSS, translated from the coding sequence ATGGCCCGCTTCTTGATCCATTGGTGCGCTCCAGATCCCACCAACGAGAAGTACACGCAGGCGATCGTTGACTACATCAAAGGCGGAAAGCCTATGGATGAGTACGCGGGCTTCAAGGTGTTGGCACGTCAGATCCACCCTCACCTCGGTGGTGGCTGTCTTTTGGTAGAGGCCGACAACCTCGTAACAGTCCAGAAACACACTTACCCCTGGACCAAGGGTCTCGGCGTTACCGCGACGATTACTCCTGGTCTCAGCGATGAGGAGTATGTCGAGCTTGAAGAGAGCATGAGCAGCTGA